A stretch of the Thalassotalea euphylliae genome encodes the following:
- the minC gene encoding septum site-determining protein MinC — translation MSQAEFELKGSLFTLSALQMTEYDLNKLSAWLKAKVEQAPGFFYRAPLIINIAALAESVIDFAAVKAVVERHDFIFVGISGGSKAQKEAAKEAGLAVVAHSQDKAGTAKPNVAAKPEKIVEKVVEKTVEKLVEKPVFQPAKVIEHTIRSGQQIYAKDTDLIIKGQVSAGAEVIADGNIHIYGTLRGRAIAGAKGDKTARIYCSNLQAELVSINGNYWLSDSLQEKAWAKAASVRLVDDQLTVEDLK, via the coding sequence ATGTCGCAAGCTGAGTTTGAACTCAAAGGTAGCTTATTTACATTATCTGCGCTGCAGATGACTGAATATGATTTAAATAAGTTGTCAGCTTGGCTAAAAGCCAAAGTTGAACAAGCCCCAGGGTTTTTCTACCGAGCTCCCTTAATCATTAATATAGCCGCACTGGCAGAAAGCGTTATCGACTTCGCTGCAGTTAAAGCCGTGGTTGAGCGTCACGATTTTATTTTCGTTGGTATTAGCGGTGGCAGTAAGGCACAGAAGGAAGCTGCGAAAGAAGCAGGATTGGCGGTTGTCGCTCATAGCCAAGATAAAGCGGGTACAGCAAAGCCAAATGTGGCGGCTAAACCTGAGAAAATTGTGGAAAAAGTTGTCGAAAAAACAGTAGAAAAGCTCGTTGAAAAGCCGGTATTTCAGCCTGCCAAAGTAATTGAGCACACTATTCGCTCTGGTCAGCAAATTTATGCAAAAGATACCGACTTGATAATTAAAGGTCAGGTTAGTGCTGGCGCAGAAGTTATTGCCGACGGCAATATTCACATCTATGGCACGCTCAGAGGACGAGCCATTGCAGGCGCTAAAGGCGATAAGACAGCCAGAATTTACTGTAGCAATTTGCAAGCTGAGTTGGTGTCAATCAATGGTAATTACTGGTTAAGTGATTCCTTGCAAGAGAAAGCATGGGCAAAAGCGGCAAGCGTTAGATTAGTTGATGATCAGTTAACCGTAGAAGATTTAAAATAA
- the hscB gene encoding co-chaperone HscB, with the protein MNYFELFALDEKFNIDTSHLTQVYQQLQRSVHPDRFAHASSQEQMLAVQKSSLINDAYQTLKKPLKRAEYMLTLRGTEMPNEQASFKDNMFLMRQMELREMLAEVKFADDIDAAIFEANQVLESEFTELYKAMQVKLAEQTAEANQAASEILRKLKFYHKLNVELDRLEDLLFES; encoded by the coding sequence TTGAATTACTTTGAATTGTTTGCGCTTGACGAGAAATTCAATATTGATACCTCTCACTTAACGCAAGTTTATCAACAACTACAGCGAAGCGTTCACCCTGATCGCTTCGCGCATGCCTCAAGCCAAGAGCAAATGTTAGCGGTGCAAAAGTCATCGCTGATTAACGATGCTTACCAAACCCTGAAAAAACCATTAAAACGTGCTGAATACATGCTAACGCTGCGCGGTACTGAAATGCCGAACGAGCAAGCATCATTTAAAGACAATATGTTTTTGATGCGCCAGATGGAATTGCGTGAAATGTTGGCAGAAGTAAAGTTTGCCGACGATATCGATGCCGCTATCTTTGAAGCTAATCAGGTACTGGAAAGCGAATTTACTGAGCTGTACAAAGCGATGCAGGTAAAACTGGCAGAGCAAACTGCTGAGGCTAATCAAGCAGCCAGTGAGATTTTACGTAAGCTCAAGTTTTATCATAAATTGAATGTGGAACTTGATCGCTTAGAAGACTTATTGTTCGAAAGCTAA
- a CDS encoding TonB-dependent receptor plug domain-containing protein, which produces MELKTKISAISAIVAATLLPTQIVYAQQETSADEQEVELILVTGSFVRRSENFESPSPLAVVDSVAIDALGAKNISDITQTLTINTGAENNPDAFTQNATAGTSNINLRGLGVASTLVLLNNKRQVVTAQPNNGGVNFVDTSSLVPMIAIGRMEIVKDGASALYGSDAVAGVVNFITKNDYEGVKVTAEYQDGKYGDNKEYVIQGLWGTVGDDSSLMAAVSYTNRSPMFLTDRRLSRIEDDISALGNPGSFFLGATPFIDPTGCSEFGGFPQLLAPSGTVPGLDIGFCGFDFVRTYSYVADESRVSSYFKATKEFSDDIKWTTEVSYARNRAERGGSPSFPILTFPTVPADHPSNVFGAPVSFFGRAIGFGAPGDPANTESDTARFSTTLTGELEDGFWELSYTAARNDFLFTVNDTLAQEFQNALNGFGGQGCDPFTGSAGVGPCEYFNPFATSYTVLPNSQNVIDSFTAQQQIDSESNLEVAEALISTDLFEMDAGAAGIAFGIQYRYQDLTQDYDALSNQDRFSFVIGNPDVKGDQDTWAAFAEVALPLTEDLDVQLAVRYEDYGGSTGDTVDPKVAASWRVNESFSLRGSYSTSFRAPSIFQRDGGATSLNQMVDPLTGATAFAAARASGNEDLKPEESTAYNLGFSLEPVDDFSIEIDYWNFEFEDLIIQENFQAILNADPQDTSRVIRAGDPLNGPLLQVNTTYVNATSLETAGLDLVSSYRIDTDFGQLTPSLNATYILDYDLDDPQAGRIDGVGFRNFGNIGVSTPELRMNFGLNWAVENHSANLFVRYIDSYDDDQNCADGSALADGCPDGFREIDSHVTVDFQYNVNLGAMFDTENSYVLTLGGTNITDQDPPQVFTNSGFDSKVHDPRGRQLYARVAIEF; this is translated from the coding sequence ATGGAACTAAAAACTAAAATAAGCGCTATTAGTGCAATAGTGGCTGCAACCCTGTTGCCGACCCAAATAGTTTACGCTCAACAAGAAACTAGTGCCGATGAACAAGAAGTTGAACTTATTCTTGTTACCGGTAGTTTTGTCCGTCGCAGTGAAAACTTCGAATCACCTTCTCCTTTGGCTGTTGTCGACAGTGTTGCAATTGATGCGCTAGGGGCGAAAAACATCAGTGATATCACACAAACCTTAACGATTAACACGGGGGCAGAAAACAACCCTGACGCTTTCACGCAAAACGCAACAGCCGGTACATCGAATATTAACCTTAGGGGGCTTGGTGTAGCGTCAACACTCGTATTGCTTAACAACAAACGACAAGTAGTTACAGCGCAGCCCAACAATGGCGGTGTGAATTTTGTTGATACCAGCTCACTTGTTCCTATGATTGCTATTGGTCGTATGGAGATCGTAAAAGATGGTGCTTCCGCACTTTATGGCTCTGATGCGGTTGCTGGTGTAGTGAACTTCATTACCAAAAATGACTACGAGGGCGTTAAAGTTACGGCCGAATATCAAGACGGTAAGTACGGTGACAACAAAGAATATGTTATTCAAGGCTTATGGGGTACGGTAGGTGATGACAGCAGCTTGATGGCGGCAGTAAGCTATACTAACCGCTCACCGATGTTTCTGACTGATCGCAGGCTAAGCCGGATTGAAGATGACATCAGTGCGCTAGGTAACCCTGGTTCGTTCTTCCTTGGCGCGACGCCATTTATTGATCCAACTGGCTGTTCTGAATTTGGCGGCTTCCCGCAATTATTGGCTCCTTCAGGTACGGTTCCTGGGCTAGATATTGGTTTTTGTGGTTTTGACTTCGTAAGAACCTATTCATACGTTGCGGATGAATCGCGTGTATCTTCTTATTTTAAAGCCACTAAAGAGTTTTCTGATGACATCAAATGGACAACTGAGGTCAGCTATGCGCGCAACAGAGCTGAACGTGGTGGCTCTCCATCGTTCCCTATACTAACTTTCCCGACGGTACCAGCAGATCACCCCAGTAACGTTTTTGGGGCTCCGGTATCTTTCTTTGGTCGAGCTATCGGCTTTGGTGCACCTGGCGACCCCGCTAACACAGAATCCGACACGGCACGCTTTAGCACGACTTTGACGGGTGAGTTAGAAGATGGTTTTTGGGAGTTGAGTTATACGGCAGCGCGTAATGACTTTTTGTTCACTGTTAACGACACGCTAGCGCAGGAGTTTCAAAATGCGTTAAATGGTTTTGGGGGGCAAGGTTGTGACCCATTTACTGGTAGTGCAGGTGTAGGTCCTTGTGAATACTTCAACCCGTTTGCCACTTCTTATACCGTGTTGCCTAATTCGCAAAACGTAATTGATTCATTTACTGCACAACAACAAATTGATTCTGAATCTAACCTTGAAGTTGCTGAAGCATTAATTTCAACTGACTTATTTGAAATGGATGCCGGTGCTGCTGGTATCGCGTTTGGTATTCAGTACCGCTATCAAGATCTAACGCAAGATTACGACGCTTTATCTAACCAAGATAGATTCTCATTTGTTATTGGTAACCCTGATGTAAAAGGTGATCAAGATACTTGGGCTGCGTTTGCTGAAGTGGCATTACCACTTACTGAAGATTTAGACGTGCAACTTGCTGTTCGTTATGAAGACTACGGCGGAAGCACTGGTGATACGGTTGACCCGAAGGTTGCTGCTTCATGGCGAGTTAATGAAAGCTTCTCGTTACGTGGTTCGTATTCAACGTCTTTCCGTGCGCCTTCTATTTTCCAACGTGACGGCGGTGCAACTTCATTAAACCAAATGGTTGACCCACTTACTGGTGCAACGGCTTTCGCTGCGGCTCGAGCAAGTGGTAATGAGGATTTGAAGCCGGAAGAGTCTACTGCATATAACCTTGGTTTCTCACTAGAGCCAGTTGATGATTTCTCAATAGAAATTGACTACTGGAATTTTGAGTTCGAGGATTTAATTATCCAAGAAAACTTCCAAGCAATATTAAATGCAGACCCACAAGATACAAGCCGCGTTATTAGGGCTGGTGACCCTCTCAATGGTCCTTTACTGCAAGTCAATACGACGTATGTGAATGCTACGTCGCTAGAAACCGCAGGTTTAGATTTAGTCAGTAGCTACCGCATTGACACTGATTTTGGTCAGCTAACACCAAGTCTTAATGCTACCTACATTCTTGACTATGACCTAGACGATCCACAAGCTGGTCGCATTGATGGCGTAGGTTTTAGGAACTTCGGCAATATTGGTGTATCAACGCCTGAACTGAGAATGAACTTTGGCTTGAACTGGGCGGTTGAGAATCATTCAGCTAACTTATTTGTCCGTTACATTGATAGTTACGATGACGATCAAAACTGTGCTGACGGCAGTGCACTGGCTGATGGCTGTCCAGATGGCTTCAGAGAGATCGATAGCCACGTAACCGTCGATTTTCAATATAACGTAAACCTTGGTGCCATGTTTGATACCGAAAACAGCTATGTGTTAACACTAGGTGGTACAAATATTACTGATCAAGATCCACCGCAAGTATTTACTAACTCTGGCTTTGACTCAAAAGTGCACGACCCACGAGGTCGCCAGTTGTATGCACGAGTGGCAATAGAATTTTAA
- the minD gene encoding septum site-determining protein MinD, with amino-acid sequence MAKIIVVTSGKGGVGKTTSSAAIGTGLALKGKKTVILDFDIGLRNLDLIMGVERRVVYDFVNVINGEANLNQALIKDKRVENLYILPASQTRDKDALTKEGVGKVLDDLSKDFDYILCDSPAGIEAGAQMALYFADEAIVVTNPEVSSVRDSDRILGILQSKSRHAEQGSSIPEHLLLTRYNPERVDMGEMLSVEDVKEILAIELIGVIPESKAVLSASNAGQPVILDEQSDAGQAYIDAVERLLGEKVDFRFLTAKKKGLLNRLFGS; translated from the coding sequence ATGGCAAAAATTATTGTAGTGACATCAGGTAAAGGTGGTGTTGGTAAAACTACGTCAAGTGCGGCAATTGGCACTGGTTTGGCGTTAAAGGGGAAAAAAACCGTTATTCTAGATTTTGATATCGGCCTCCGTAATCTTGATTTGATTATGGGCGTTGAGCGTCGCGTAGTTTATGACTTTGTTAACGTTATCAATGGTGAAGCTAACTTAAACCAAGCGTTAATCAAAGATAAGCGCGTGGAAAACCTTTATATCTTACCTGCGTCACAAACGCGTGATAAAGATGCGTTGACTAAAGAAGGCGTTGGCAAGGTGCTAGACGACTTAAGCAAAGATTTTGATTACATTCTATGTGATTCGCCAGCGGGTATTGAAGCTGGCGCGCAAATGGCGCTTTATTTTGCCGATGAGGCAATTGTGGTTACAAATCCAGAAGTATCATCAGTGCGTGACTCAGACCGTATTCTAGGTATTTTGCAAAGTAAGTCGCGCCATGCTGAGCAAGGTAGCAGTATTCCTGAGCATCTATTATTAACCCGTTACAATCCAGAGCGCGTTGATATGGGGGAAATGCTAAGTGTTGAAGACGTAAAAGAAATTTTAGCGATTGAGCTCATTGGGGTTATTCCTGAGTCTAAAGCTGTGCTTAGTGCTTCAAATGCCGGACAACCAGTCATCTTGGATGAGCAAAGTGATGCTGGCCAAGCCTACATTGATGCAGTTGAAAGATTACTTGGTGAGAAAGTTGATTTTCGCTTCTTAACGGCGAAGAAAAAAGGATTATTAAACCGCTTATTTGGGAGTTAA
- the iscU gene encoding Fe-S cluster assembly scaffold IscU, whose product MAYSEKVIDHYENPRNVGSLDKNDPQVATGMVGAPACGDVMKLQLKISDAGIIEDAKFKTYGCGSAIASSSLVTEWVKGKSIEEAAEIKNTAIAEELALPPVKIHCSILAEDAIKAALEDYQTKQAN is encoded by the coding sequence ATGGCATACAGTGAAAAAGTAATCGATCATTACGAGAACCCACGTAACGTTGGCTCTCTAGACAAAAACGATCCACAAGTAGCAACCGGTATGGTAGGTGCACCAGCTTGTGGTGATGTAATGAAGTTGCAATTGAAAATATCTGACGCAGGTATTATCGAAGATGCAAAATTCAAAACTTACGGTTGTGGTTCAGCAATCGCTTCTAGCTCACTGGTAACAGAGTGGGTAAAAGGCAAGAGCATTGAAGAAGCGGCTGAAATTAAAAACACAGCAATCGCTGAAGAGCTAGCATTACCACCAGTTAAAATTCACTGCTCTATCTTAGCGGAAGACGCAATTAAAGCTGCGCTTGAAGATTACCAGACTAAACAAGCAAACTAG
- the hscA gene encoding Fe-S protein assembly chaperone HscA, with protein MALLQIAEPGQSTVPHEHRLAVGIDLGTTNSLVASVQSGESTTLKDKNGQDILPSIVSYQADQTLVGYAAKEFSIADPQNTIVSAKRLIGRSLADIQSKYPTLPYEFGGDENHPELITRQGQINPVQVSGEVLATLRERAESALGGELVGAVITVPAYFDDAQRQSTKDAAKLAGLNVLRLLNEPTAAAVAYGLDSGKEGVIAVYDLGGGTFDISILRLNKGVFEVLATGGDSALGGDDFDIAVADYLVEQAGLQRPLSASMERQIIQQACLAKEALSNTEQHTVSLALENGASWQHELTKATFDALVGKLVNQTLRACRRALKDADVATNEVIEVVMVGGSTRVPLVRSEVEKFFGQLPLTSIDPDKVVAIGAAIQADILAGNKPDSDMLLLDVIPLSLGLETMGGLVEKVIQRNTTIPVAKAQEFTTFKDGQTAMSIHVLQGERELVDACRSLARFELRGIPPMAAGAAHIRVTFKVDADGLLEVSAMEKSTGVEASIEVKPSFGLEENQIANMIKDSMTNAKQDMQARMLKEQQVEAARVLESVRAALDADKDLLDAEEIEKIDVALTTLEAVAKTTATNDIEQQIEVVNQVTASFAEKRMDSSIRTALAGQSVDKV; from the coding sequence ATGGCGTTACTACAAATCGCAGAACCTGGGCAAAGTACTGTCCCTCATGAACATCGCCTTGCCGTGGGTATTGACTTAGGCACTACCAACTCCTTAGTTGCCAGTGTCCAAAGTGGCGAAAGCACCACCTTAAAAGATAAAAATGGCCAAGACATTTTGCCATCTATCGTTAGCTATCAAGCAGACCAAACGTTAGTGGGTTATGCCGCCAAAGAATTCTCAATCGCTGACCCACAAAATACGATTGTTTCTGCCAAGCGCTTAATTGGTCGTTCACTGGCTGATATTCAAAGCAAATATCCTACCTTACCGTATGAATTTGGTGGTGATGAGAATCATCCTGAATTAATTACTCGCCAAGGGCAAATCAACCCAGTACAAGTTTCGGGTGAAGTGCTTGCAACGTTACGCGAACGTGCGGAATCTGCTTTAGGTGGCGAACTAGTCGGTGCGGTAATCACAGTACCTGCCTACTTTGATGATGCTCAGCGCCAAAGTACAAAAGATGCGGCAAAATTAGCTGGCTTAAATGTACTTCGCTTACTGAACGAACCAACTGCTGCAGCGGTAGCCTACGGTTTGGACTCTGGCAAAGAAGGCGTAATCGCCGTATATGACTTGGGCGGTGGTACCTTTGATATTTCAATTCTGCGCTTAAATAAAGGTGTATTTGAAGTATTAGCAACCGGTGGCGATTCAGCTTTAGGTGGTGATGATTTTGATATCGCCGTTGCCGATTACTTAGTTGAGCAAGCTGGCTTACAGCGTCCACTTTCCGCTTCAATGGAGCGCCAAATCATCCAACAAGCGTGCTTAGCCAAAGAAGCTCTGTCTAATACCGAACAACATACAGTAAGTTTAGCGCTGGAAAATGGTGCGTCGTGGCAGCATGAGTTAACTAAAGCAACTTTTGACGCTTTAGTTGGCAAGCTGGTTAATCAAACCTTGCGCGCTTGTCGCCGCGCTTTAAAAGATGCGGATGTTGCTACCAATGAAGTAATTGAAGTGGTCATGGTCGGTGGCTCGACACGTGTGCCATTAGTGCGCAGTGAAGTAGAAAAGTTTTTCGGTCAACTGCCACTAACGTCAATCGACCCTGATAAAGTGGTCGCAATTGGCGCGGCGATTCAAGCGGATATTTTGGCGGGTAATAAACCTGACAGCGATATGTTGTTGCTTGATGTTATTCCACTATCGCTAGGTTTAGAGACGATGGGCGGCTTAGTGGAAAAAGTTATCCAGCGTAACACCACAATTCCTGTCGCTAAGGCGCAAGAATTCACCACGTTTAAAGACGGCCAAACGGCGATGTCGATTCATGTACTGCAAGGTGAACGTGAACTCGTAGATGCTTGCCGTTCGCTAGCGCGCTTTGAGCTTCGTGGCATTCCGCCAATGGCAGCAGGTGCGGCTCATATTCGCGTAACTTTTAAAGTGGACGCAGATGGTCTGTTAGAAGTTAGTGCCATGGAAAAATCAACGGGTGTTGAAGCCAGCATTGAAGTAAAACCGTCATTCGGCCTTGAGGAAAATCAAATCGCCAATATGATCAAAGACTCAATGACCAATGCTAAGCAAGATATGCAAGCGCGCATGCTAAAAGAGCAACAAGTAGAAGCTGCGCGAGTCTTAGAGTCAGTGCGCGCCGCGCTCGATGCAGATAAAGATTTATTAGATGCTGAAGAGATCGAAAAGATTGACGTAGCGTTAACGACGTTAGAAGCGGTTGCAAAAACAACGGCAACTAACGATATTGAACAACAAATTGAAGTGGTTAATCAGGTAACGGCAAGCTTTGCCGAAAAGCGTATGGACTCCTCAATACGCACTGCGCTGGCTGGCCAATCGGTAGATAAGGTGTAA
- a CDS encoding XdhC family protein produces the protein MSTSLQDILTTWHSRKDQTEWVLCTLYKTEGSSYRKPGAMMMFSGDGAQLGLLSGGCLEGDIQQHAKQVIANQLTKQLTYDATDEDDLTFQLGIGCGGIVHILMQPVSKANDYLALDKLLASLQQEGSGIYRQQIPGSPSQAIGQFEAIEQTGKWSTNRKATLVQLDNTTWLETHIYPDPHLLIVGGGYDARPLSSMAKNMGWQVSVWDSRAANARKAYFQDADHILNCSIEELAEFTHQHKIAGIVYMCHSVSLDAKTLAALHQMPVAYMGLLGPAHRKDQVIEASGIGIDKMTAPLSGPIGLNLGGETPESIALAILAEMHAVICQRDGKSLSNVIQYLFG, from the coding sequence ATGTCGACTTCCTTACAAGATATTTTAACCACTTGGCACTCTCGCAAAGACCAAACCGAATGGGTACTTTGCACCCTCTATAAAACCGAAGGATCTAGCTATCGTAAGCCGGGTGCTATGATGATGTTTTCCGGAGATGGCGCCCAGCTAGGCTTGCTATCTGGTGGTTGCTTAGAAGGAGATATTCAGCAACATGCTAAACAAGTCATTGCTAATCAGTTAACAAAACAACTGACCTATGATGCCACAGATGAAGACGACCTGACGTTTCAACTCGGGATTGGTTGTGGCGGTATTGTCCATATTTTAATGCAGCCGGTTAGCAAAGCGAATGACTACCTAGCATTAGACAAGTTGCTGGCGTCGCTTCAGCAAGAAGGTAGCGGTATTTACCGTCAGCAAATACCGGGTAGCCCAAGCCAAGCGATAGGACAATTTGAAGCTATTGAACAAACAGGAAAATGGTCTACTAATCGCAAAGCGACATTAGTCCAACTAGATAATACCACTTGGCTAGAAACTCACATTTACCCCGATCCTCACTTGCTAATCGTTGGCGGCGGTTATGACGCTCGGCCATTATCAAGCATGGCAAAAAACATGGGCTGGCAAGTTTCGGTATGGGATTCAAGAGCAGCAAATGCCCGTAAAGCCTATTTTCAAGATGCCGATCATATCCTTAACTGCTCTATTGAAGAGCTCGCAGAATTTACTCACCAGCATAAAATTGCCGGAATTGTTTATATGTGCCACAGCGTTAGCTTAGATGCTAAAACACTGGCAGCACTGCACCAAATGCCTGTTGCCTATATGGGGTTACTAGGTCCTGCGCATCGCAAAGACCAGGTAATAGAAGCGAGCGGTATCGGTATCGATAAAATGACAGCGCCACTTTCGGGCCCAATCGGTCTAAACCTTGGTGGGGAAACACCAGAGAGTATAGCGTTAGCGATTTTGGCAGAAATGCATGCGGTGATTTGTCAAAGAGATGGGAAGTCGTTAAGTAACGTTATTCAGTATCTCTTTGGTTAG
- the iscA gene encoding iron-sulfur cluster assembly protein IscA: MAVTMTTAAADRVRSFLTNRGKGLGLRLGIKTTGCSGLAYVLEFVDELNEDDELYNIDDVNIIIDGKSLVYLEGVELDFVKEGLNEGFKFTNPNAKGECGCGESFNV, translated from the coding sequence ATGGCAGTAACCATGACAACAGCAGCAGCCGATCGCGTTAGATCGTTCTTAACCAACCGAGGCAAAGGCCTTGGCTTGCGTTTAGGTATAAAAACCACTGGCTGCTCAGGTCTTGCCTATGTTTTAGAGTTTGTTGATGAACTCAATGAAGATGACGAGCTTTACAATATCGATGATGTGAATATTATCATTGATGGTAAAAGCTTAGTTTATCTTGAAGGTGTTGAGTTAGACTTTGTTAAAGAAGGGCTTAACGAAGGCTTTAAATTTACCAACCCTAATGCCAAAGGCGAATGTGGTTGTGGTGAAAGCTTTAACGTTTAA
- a CDS encoding IscS subfamily cysteine desulfurase, whose product MKLPIYFDYSATTPVDKRVAEKMMAYLTTDGHYGNPASRSHKFGWQAEEAVDIARNQIADLINADSREIVFTSGATESNNLAIKGAAQFYSKKGKHIITSKTEHKAVLDTTRELERHGYEVTYLDPEPNGLIDLTKLEAAMREDTVLVSIMHINNEIGVVQDIQEIGEMCRARKIVFHVDAAQSAGKLPIDMQTLKVDLMSFSAHKIYGPKGIGALYVRRKPRIRLESQIHGGGHERGMRSGTLPTHQIVGMGEAFRIAKEEMAQDLEHVIKMRDRLWAGIKDMEQVFVNGDFDKRYPGNLNVSFNFVEGESLIMALKDLAVSSGSACTSASLEPSYVLRALGLNDELAHSSIRFSFGRFTTEEEIDYAIELIQNAIGHLREMSPLWEMFQDGIDLESVEWVAH is encoded by the coding sequence ATGAAATTACCGATTTATTTTGACTATTCAGCTACTACCCCAGTAGACAAACGTGTCGCCGAAAAAATGATGGCGTACCTTACAACGGATGGCCATTATGGTAACCCAGCGTCACGCTCGCACAAGTTCGGTTGGCAGGCAGAAGAAGCGGTTGATATCGCTCGTAACCAAATTGCTGATCTAATCAATGCTGATTCGCGCGAGATCGTATTCACCTCTGGTGCAACCGAATCAAATAACTTGGCGATCAAAGGTGCTGCACAGTTTTACAGCAAAAAAGGTAAGCACATTATTACCAGCAAAACTGAGCACAAAGCGGTACTTGATACCACTCGTGAACTTGAGCGTCACGGTTATGAAGTCACTTACCTTGACCCAGAGCCAAACGGTTTAATCGACCTAACTAAGTTAGAAGCAGCAATGCGTGAAGATACTGTGTTGGTTTCTATTATGCACATCAACAACGAGATTGGTGTGGTTCAAGATATTCAAGAAATTGGTGAAATGTGTCGCGCTCGCAAAATCGTATTCCACGTAGATGCTGCGCAAAGTGCAGGTAAATTACCAATTGATATGCAGACCTTGAAAGTTGACTTAATGTCGTTCTCTGCACACAAAATTTACGGCCCGAAAGGGATTGGTGCCTTATACGTGCGTCGTAAACCTCGTATCCGTTTAGAGTCGCAAATCCACGGTGGTGGTCATGAGCGCGGCATGCGCAGCGGTACTTTACCAACGCACCAAATTGTTGGTATGGGTGAAGCATTCCGAATCGCTAAAGAAGAGATGGCACAAGACCTTGAGCACGTAATCAAAATGCGTGACCGCTTATGGGCGGGTATCAAGGATATGGAGCAAGTATTTGTAAATGGTGATTTTGATAAGCGTTACCCGGGTAACCTAAATGTAAGCTTCAACTTTGTTGAAGGTGAATCACTGATAATGGCGCTGAAAGACTTAGCCGTATCAAGTGGCTCGGCATGTACATCTGCTAGCCTTGAACCTTCGTATGTATTACGTGCGTTAGGTTTAAACGACGAGTTAGCACACAGTTCAATTCGCTTTAGCTTTGGTCGCTTCACTACAGAAGAAGAAATTGACTACGCAATTGAGCTTATTCAAAACGCAATTGGTCACCTACGTGAAATGTCGCCACTTTGGGAAATGTTCCAAGACGGTATCGATTTAGAATCAGTTGAGTGGGTAGCGCACTAA
- the fdx gene encoding ISC system 2Fe-2S type ferredoxin encodes MPQIIFLPHEELCPDGAVVEAEQGESVLNVALKNDIGIEHACEKVCACTTCHVIIREGFDSLDESDELEDDMLDKAWGLEPESRLGCQAIIKDEDLVVEIPKYTVNMVSENH; translated from the coding sequence ATGCCACAAATTATTTTCTTACCACATGAAGAGCTTTGCCCAGATGGCGCTGTTGTTGAAGCAGAGCAGGGTGAAAGCGTATTAAACGTTGCGCTTAAAAATGACATTGGCATTGAACACGCCTGTGAAAAGGTCTGTGCCTGTACTACTTGCCACGTTATCATTCGTGAGGGTTTTGACTCATTAGATGAATCAGATGAGCTAGAAGACGATATGCTTGATAAAGCATGGGGCTTAGAGCCAGAATCTCGCTTAGGCTGCCAAGCGATTATTAAAGACGAAGATTTGGTAGTTGAGATTCCAAAGTACACAGTTAATATGGTGTCTGAAAATCACTAG
- the minE gene encoding cell division topological specificity factor MinE — protein sequence MALLDYFRSSKKTSASLAKERLQIIVAHERNARSGPDYLPQMKRDIIEVISKYVPSINSDQVSVQLEQKDDDLAVLELNVTLPEKN from the coding sequence ATGGCTTTATTAGATTATTTTCGTTCGTCAAAGAAAACTTCAGCGTCGCTAGCTAAAGAGCGCCTGCAAATTATTGTTGCACATGAGCGAAATGCCCGCTCTGGCCCTGATTATCTGCCGCAAATGAAGCGTGATATTATTGAAGTGATCAGCAAATATGTGCCAAGCATTAACTCTGATCAAGTGTCTGTTCAGCTGGAACAAAAAGACGATGATCTAGCAGTACTGGAACTCAACGTTACATTGCCTGAAAAAAACTAG